One window from the genome of Rufibacter tibetensis encodes:
- a CDS encoding Ldh family oxidoreductase — MYPYQRLFDFSRQIFLAIGCPPEDAQTASETLLSADLRGVDSHGVARLIGYIRLWEAGRINATPTIRIVHETPSTATVNGDGGLGLVVAPKAMQIALEKAKVAGSGWVSVKNSNHFGIAGYHAMKALELDMIGVAMTNASPLVAPTYSLERLLGTNPIAVAIPAKEQPPFVADLATTTAANGKLEMLQRKNLEAPHGWIQAVDGSPSINPNELKDGGALLPLGGDTGSHKGYALGAVVDIFSAVLSGANYGPWVPPFVSFLAPPADPVGEGIGHFFGAMRVDAFRPAEDFKLHMDNWITRFRSSKAKEGHQVLIPGDPERLFTEQRLKEGIPLLPPVVKDLEGLGEKFGVTL; from the coding sequence ATGTACCCTTACCAACGTCTTTTTGATTTCTCCCGTCAAATCTTCTTAGCTATTGGCTGCCCTCCTGAAGATGCCCAAACCGCCTCTGAAACCTTGCTTTCTGCCGACCTCCGCGGAGTTGATTCGCATGGGGTAGCCCGTCTGATTGGGTATATTCGGTTGTGGGAAGCAGGTCGCATCAATGCCACTCCTACCATCAGAATTGTCCATGAAACACCCAGCACTGCCACTGTTAACGGAGACGGAGGCCTTGGCCTGGTAGTGGCTCCCAAAGCCATGCAGATTGCGTTAGAGAAAGCGAAAGTAGCCGGAAGTGGTTGGGTGAGCGTGAAAAACTCCAACCACTTCGGGATTGCCGGGTATCACGCCATGAAAGCCCTCGAGCTGGACATGATTGGAGTGGCCATGACCAACGCTAGTCCGTTGGTAGCTCCTACTTATTCTCTGGAACGTTTACTGGGCACGAACCCTATTGCCGTCGCCATTCCGGCTAAAGAGCAACCGCCTTTTGTGGCGGACTTAGCCACTACTACCGCCGCCAACGGTAAACTGGAAATGCTGCAGCGCAAGAACCTGGAAGCCCCTCACGGTTGGATTCAGGCAGTAGACGGTTCTCCTTCCATCAACCCTAATGAACTGAAAGACGGTGGAGCCCTGCTTCCTTTAGGCGGTGACACCGGTAGCCACAAAGGCTATGCGTTGGGTGCCGTGGTAGATATTTTCTCGGCGGTGTTATCCGGTGCCAACTATGGCCCTTGGGTACCGCCGTTCGTAAGCTTCCTGGCTCCGCCCGCAGATCCGGTAGGTGAAGGTATCGGACACTTCTTCGGGGCCATGCGGGTTGACGCCTTCCGTCCGGCCGAGGACTTTAAACTGCACATGGACAACTGGATCACGCGCTTCAGAAGCTCCAAAGCCAAAGAAGGCCACCAGGTCCTCATCCCCGGTGACCCGGAACGCCTCTTCACTGAGCAGCGCCTGAAAGAAGGAATTCCTTTGTTGCCACCCGTGGTGAAGGATTTAGAAGGCTTGGGCGAGAAGTTCGGGGTGACGTTGTAA
- a CDS encoding DUF1353 domain-containing protein — protein sequence MIRDYALSLQNEPVIVPDSFLPPPVLTFSQQSRKWMLENPYFYLGEGFNLTVPAGYAFDLASVPRAIWWAIAPFELSIVAPLIHDFMYDYGGVLLRQAVQPYRTFTRRHADHLFLEIMRREGVPELKARIAFNAVRAAGWIGWKGREEPDDENSLQFMSV from the coding sequence ATGATACGTGACTACGCGCTTTCCCTCCAGAATGAACCTGTCATCGTGCCGGACTCCTTTTTGCCACCTCCGGTGCTTACGTTCAGCCAGCAAAGCAGAAAGTGGATGTTGGAGAACCCCTACTTTTATCTGGGTGAAGGATTCAACTTAACCGTTCCGGCTGGTTATGCCTTTGATCTGGCTTCCGTACCCAGGGCCATCTGGTGGGCCATTGCTCCCTTTGAGCTCTCCATTGTTGCGCCGCTCATTCATGATTTCATGTACGATTACGGCGGAGTACTTCTCAGGCAGGCAGTGCAGCCCTACCGCACTTTCACCCGCCGCCACGCAGATCATCTGTTCTTAGAAATTATGCGCCGGGAGGGAGTTCCTGAACTGAAAGCCCGAATCGCCTTCAACGCTGTAAGAGCCGCTGGTTGGATCGGGTGGAAAGGTCGTGAAGAGCCCGATGATGAAAATTCCCTTCAGTTTATGTCAGTGTAA
- a CDS encoding class I SAM-dependent methyltransferase, giving the protein MKRNACLTPSFAYHLLWGTLILLFASCESQPVKSKATGAAVYGTKSPHPDGTGKVYLGREIAHVMSASGAAWLERDTRQEEENVALALSKLELQPNSVVADIGAGTGYYTFRLALKVPQGTVYAVEVQDKFVSSLKTRKKELGFTNVTVVKGSAQAPNLPEASVDLAIMVDVYHELEFPREMLQALQRALKPTGKLLLLEYRAEDPSVPIKELHKMSVAQANKELQANGFSLYRRENFLPIQHFLLYEKAKK; this is encoded by the coding sequence ATGAAAAGAAATGCCTGCCTCACTCCTTCCTTTGCTTACCACCTTCTTTGGGGCACGTTGATTCTGCTCTTTGCTTCCTGCGAATCACAACCTGTGAAAAGCAAGGCCACGGGAGCTGCCGTGTACGGAACCAAATCTCCGCATCCAGATGGAACGGGTAAAGTGTACCTGGGCCGCGAAATTGCACATGTAATGTCAGCTTCTGGGGCAGCCTGGCTGGAGCGTGATACCCGGCAGGAAGAAGAAAACGTGGCGCTGGCGCTTTCAAAATTAGAACTGCAGCCCAACAGCGTAGTAGCCGATATAGGTGCCGGCACAGGTTACTACACCTTCCGATTAGCCCTGAAAGTTCCGCAGGGAACGGTATACGCCGTGGAAGTGCAGGATAAATTTGTCTCTTCGTTGAAGACCCGCAAAAAGGAACTTGGCTTCACCAATGTGACCGTAGTGAAAGGCAGCGCTCAGGCACCTAACCTACCTGAGGCATCTGTGGACCTCGCAATTATGGTGGATGTGTACCATGAACTGGAGTTCCCCCGGGAGATGCTGCAGGCGCTGCAAAGAGCCCTAAAACCCACCGGCAAACTCCTGCTGCTGGAGTACCGCGCCGAAGACCCTTCTGTTCCCATCAAAGAGTTGCACAAGATGAGCGTAGCCCAAGCCAACAAAGAACTCCAGGCAAACGGGTTCTCCCTCTACCGCCGCGAGAACTTCCTTCCCATCCAACATTTTCTGTTGTATGAGAAAGCAAAAAAGTAA
- a CDS encoding FkbM family methyltransferase → MKLLFHYLNVYYLILTKKHGCSFSALLFAYTKIIVQAHLGKWKKKTVSPFLSMDLLGRRVFFRSYVFLANQFEEIFVLDCYRSKTPEEKQFIIDGGGHVGMAVLYFTLLYPNAKILSFEPDPASFQLLEKFILYNKLSQVTLVQAALSSVKGTLTFRTHSKPIGKLNAGLFNAGPETVSVDVPAVILSDYIDKPVDLLKLDIEGAEVQVIQELVESGKISFVNEIVVEYHPQINPDVGHFTNQLKNLKFVVKMTTSSALFDSPDYLISFTRKLEF, encoded by the coding sequence ATGAAGCTACTCTTTCACTACCTGAATGTATATTATTTGATACTTACCAAAAAGCATGGGTGCTCCTTCAGTGCCCTGCTTTTTGCTTACACAAAAATTATAGTTCAGGCCCATCTAGGTAAGTGGAAAAAGAAGACCGTCTCCCCTTTCCTTTCGATGGACCTATTGGGGAGACGGGTTTTCTTCAGAAGCTATGTTTTTCTAGCCAACCAGTTTGAAGAGATCTTCGTGCTTGACTGTTACCGAAGCAAGACACCTGAGGAAAAACAATTTATCATAGATGGAGGTGGTCATGTAGGAATGGCCGTCTTGTACTTTACGCTCCTTTACCCCAATGCTAAAATCCTTTCCTTTGAACCAGACCCCGCTTCTTTTCAGCTTTTAGAAAAGTTCATCCTGTATAACAAACTAAGCCAAGTGACACTGGTTCAAGCAGCACTCTCTTCTGTCAAGGGCACTCTTACTTTTCGTACACATTCCAAACCAATAGGCAAATTGAACGCAGGACTATTCAATGCTGGTCCTGAAACCGTTTCTGTTGATGTGCCCGCAGTAATTCTTTCTGATTATATAGATAAACCAGTAGACCTATTGAAGTTAGACATTGAAGGAGCAGAAGTACAAGTTATCCAGGAGTTAGTAGAGAGTGGTAAAATTTCGTTTGTGAATGAAATTGTGGTAGAGTATCACCCCCAGATAAACCCAGATGTAGGCCATTTTACAAACCAACTCAAAAATCTGAAGTTTGTAGTGAAAATGACCACGTCATCTGCACTATTCGATTCACCGGATTACTTGATTTCCTTTACTAGGAAACTAGAATTTTGA
- a CDS encoding S8 family peptidase, with product MKKKYFAVGKSAVAAAALSVAFLSGCQTDQLLENEELTATQQAQASIGRDFVPNEILVKFKSGASEEARAAVLARISGKVKEKILTKTMQRLGDKEGLVLLHTPMAAMEALSKMKGAAEIEFAEPNYIYTHQLASSDPYYTNGSLWGLYGDATSPATQFGSQAGEAWARGNTGSASVVVGVIDEGIQTNHPDLAGQVWTNPFDKADGIDNDGNGYIDDINGWDFDGNNNSVYDGGTRGAYDDHGTHVAGTIGAKNNGSGVVGVNWNVTMISLKFLGRNGGTTANAVKAVDYLTDLKTRHGMNIVASNNSWGGGGFSQALYDAVNRANAREILFVAAAGNGGSDGVGDDNDVVASYPSNMDLPNVIAVAAITNTGAKSSFSNYGATTVDIGAPGSAINSTTAYSTYSSYNGTSMATPHVTGGVALYAATHPGSTAAAIKAAIMSSAVPTPSMAGKCVSGGRLNVSGF from the coding sequence ATGAAGAAAAAGTACTTTGCAGTGGGTAAGTCTGCCGTAGCAGCCGCTGCTTTATCTGTTGCGTTCTTATCTGGTTGCCAGACAGATCAATTACTAGAGAATGAAGAACTGACAGCAACGCAGCAGGCACAAGCTTCTATTGGAAGAGACTTCGTGCCAAATGAAATTTTAGTAAAATTTAAGTCAGGTGCTTCAGAAGAAGCAAGAGCTGCTGTTTTAGCCCGCATTAGTGGAAAAGTAAAAGAAAAGATCCTTACCAAAACCATGCAGCGGTTAGGTGACAAAGAAGGCCTTGTTTTGCTTCATACGCCTATGGCTGCAATGGAGGCGCTCAGTAAGATGAAAGGCGCCGCAGAAATTGAGTTTGCAGAACCTAACTACATATACACGCACCAGCTTGCTTCTTCTGACCCTTATTATACCAACGGTTCCTTGTGGGGACTGTACGGCGATGCCACCAGCCCGGCAACCCAGTTTGGCAGCCAGGCGGGCGAAGCTTGGGCAAGGGGCAACACTGGTTCAGCCTCTGTGGTTGTAGGGGTCATTGACGAGGGAATTCAAACGAACCACCCAGATCTTGCCGGACAAGTATGGACCAACCCTTTTGACAAAGCAGATGGCATTGACAATGACGGAAACGGCTACATAGATGACATCAATGGCTGGGACTTTGACGGTAACAACAACAGTGTGTATGACGGAGGCACCAGAGGTGCGTATGATGACCACGGTACTCACGTAGCAGGAACCATTGGAGCCAAAAACAATGGTTCTGGCGTGGTAGGTGTTAACTGGAATGTGACCATGATCTCACTGAAATTCCTGGGTCGTAACGGAGGTACTACTGCCAATGCAGTGAAAGCGGTAGATTACCTTACCGACCTTAAAACTCGCCACGGAATGAACATTGTAGCCAGCAACAACTCATGGGGCGGAGGCGGCTTCTCGCAAGCCTTGTATGATGCCGTAAACCGGGCCAACGCCAGAGAAATCTTGTTTGTGGCCGCCGCCGGGAACGGAGGCAGCGATGGGGTAGGAGATGACAATGATGTGGTAGCCAGCTATCCTTCTAACATGGACCTTCCTAATGTAATTGCTGTAGCAGCCATCACCAACACTGGCGCTAAGTCCTCTTTCTCCAACTACGGAGCTACTACGGTAGACATTGGGGCACCTGGTTCTGCTATCAATTCTACTACGGCGTACAGTACCTATTCTTCTTACAACGGAACTTCAATGGCAACTCCGCACGTAACCGGTGGCGTGGCATTATACGCCGCCACACATCCAGGTTCTACAGCAGCAGCCATCAAAGCAGCTATCATGAGCAGCGCAGTGCCTACTCCCTCAATGGCTGGTAAATGCGTATCAGGAGGTCGTTTGAATGTAAGCGGCTTTTAA
- a CDS encoding CPBP family intramembrane glutamic endopeptidase: MNPSPVSKKHNWLPVVVGYIAIALTYHAAEYAMRFHQHIPLFLGLMLAVIPVAYGVARLQGFQGLSAWGMKINGKYALLFLVGLGLDLLFNGIAFLVRLWMGIEIISGTPDAATMVSQTLLFAVGTFLPSLAEDILTRGYLFGHLKARLGTWAFILVSSSVYVLNHLYSLDDGFTALAYLFAIGVMLAIPLMYTKNLWYSVGAHWAGNIVYRFSNDVLNVEEGPSSFPDLWELTFFILLLAVVNYWVSKRMSIALRLHR; encoded by the coding sequence TTGAACCCTTCTCCTGTATCCAAAAAGCACAACTGGCTACCCGTGGTAGTAGGGTATATCGCCATCGCCCTCACATACCATGCCGCTGAGTACGCCATGCGGTTCCACCAACACATTCCCCTGTTCTTAGGGCTGATGTTGGCGGTCATACCTGTGGCGTATGGGGTGGCAAGACTACAGGGTTTCCAAGGACTGAGTGCCTGGGGAATGAAGATCAATGGAAAGTACGCGCTCCTGTTTTTAGTGGGCCTAGGGCTGGATTTGCTTTTCAACGGGATTGCTTTTCTGGTGCGGCTCTGGATGGGTATCGAGATCATCTCCGGCACTCCTGATGCGGCAACTATGGTGAGCCAAACTCTACTTTTCGCGGTAGGCACCTTTCTGCCTTCCTTAGCCGAGGATATCCTGACCAGAGGCTACCTTTTTGGCCATCTGAAAGCCAGGTTAGGAACGTGGGCGTTTATTCTGGTATCTTCCAGCGTCTATGTCTTGAATCACCTCTACTCGCTTGATGATGGTTTCACCGCCCTGGCTTACTTGTTTGCCATTGGGGTGATGCTGGCCATTCCCCTGATGTACACCAAAAACCTATGGTACTCCGTAGGCGCCCACTGGGCCGGAAACATTGTGTATCGCTTTTCAAATGACGTGCTCAACGTGGAAGAGGGGCCTTCCTCTTTTCCTGACCTTTGGGAACTGACCTTCTTTATTTTACTTCTAGCAGTGGTGAATTACTGGGTAAGTAAACGGATGAGTATAGCGTTGCGCTTACATAGGTAA
- a CDS encoding S8 family peptidase has protein sequence MYIYLKAGESGFINFNPLTNMKKSLLYFWKYAFAATVLSASILTSCDSNQLMENEELSASQQSAAQAGGHAMVPNEVLVKFKAGSSEEAKAAVLARISGKVKEKILTKAMERAGDKDGLVLVHTPMAALDAVAKAKGLEVEYAEPNWIYTHDAVAQDSYYTSGQLWGMYGDGTSPANQYGSQAGEAWGKEQTGSSNVVVGIIDEGIQITHPDLDANIWINPREKDNGVDDDGNGYIDDINGWDFDGNDETVYDGGSRGSLDDHGTHVAGTIGAEGSSTTKSTGVVGVNWNVKMISCKFLGRRGGSLTNAIKALDYLTDLKTRYGINIVATNNSWGGGGFSQGLLDAIVRSAKANILFIAAAGNGGGDGVGDNNDLTASYPSNYNTTKTTSTTYPAATYDAVIAVAAITKTGAKSTFSNFGVNTVDIGAPGSDIWSTTAFNTYSSYNGTSMATPHVTGAAALYKAIYPSSTAEQIKDAILLKATNTPTLDDLVANSRRLNVSSF, from the coding sequence TTGTATATTTATTTAAAAGCTGGAGAATCCGGTTTCATTAACTTTAACCCCCTTACTAACATGAAGAAGAGTTTACTTTATTTCTGGAAGTATGCCTTCGCGGCAACAGTACTGTCAGCTTCCATCTTGACTAGCTGTGATTCAAATCAGTTAATGGAAAATGAAGAGTTGTCAGCTTCTCAGCAATCTGCGGCGCAAGCGGGCGGGCACGCGATGGTTCCTAATGAGGTTCTGGTAAAGTTTAAAGCCGGATCCTCTGAAGAAGCCAAAGCAGCAGTACTGGCCCGCATCAGTGGAAAAGTCAAAGAAAAAATCCTAACCAAAGCCATGGAACGAGCAGGTGATAAAGATGGCCTAGTTCTGGTTCACACGCCTATGGCCGCATTAGATGCTGTAGCCAAAGCCAAAGGCCTGGAAGTGGAGTATGCTGAGCCTAACTGGATATATACCCATGATGCAGTAGCTCAAGATTCATATTACACGAGTGGTCAACTTTGGGGTATGTATGGTGATGGCACTTCACCTGCCAATCAGTACGGTAGTCAAGCTGGCGAAGCTTGGGGTAAAGAACAAACTGGATCATCAAATGTAGTAGTAGGTATCATTGACGAAGGTATACAAATCACACATCCAGATCTTGATGCTAATATTTGGATAAACCCAAGGGAAAAAGATAACGGGGTTGACGATGATGGAAATGGGTACATTGATGATATAAATGGGTGGGATTTTGACGGTAATGACGAAACAGTTTATGATGGTGGGTCTAGGGGAAGTTTGGACGATCATGGCACTCATGTTGCCGGGACTATAGGAGCTGAAGGATCATCTACTACTAAATCAACTGGCGTCGTGGGTGTAAACTGGAATGTGAAAATGATTTCGTGCAAATTCTTAGGCCGAAGAGGAGGGTCTTTAACAAATGCTATTAAAGCACTAGATTACCTAACTGACCTAAAAACTCGCTATGGTATAAATATAGTGGCTACTAACAATTCCTGGGGTGGTGGAGGCTTTTCACAAGGCTTGCTTGATGCTATTGTGAGATCAGCAAAGGCAAATATCCTCTTCATAGCTGCAGCTGGAAACGGAGGTGGTGATGGAGTTGGAGATAACAATGACTTAACAGCTAGCTATCCATCTAATTACAACACTACTAAAACTACTTCAACAACTTACCCAGCAGCAACTTATGATGCAGTTATTGCTGTTGCAGCAATAACTAAAACTGGAGCTAAGTCTACTTTCTCTAATTTCGGTGTCAACACTGTTGATATTGGGGCTCCTGGTTCTGATATATGGTCTACTACAGCCTTTAATACATATTCTTCTTATAATGGTACTTCAATGGCTACACCACATGTAACAGGGGCGGCGGCACTGTATAAAGCTATCTATCCTTCTTCTACTGCAGAACAAATTAAAGATGCTATTTTGTTGAAAGCTACCAATACTCCCACATTGGATGATTTAGTAGCGAACTCTCGTCGTTTAAACGTAAGCAGTTTTTAA
- a CDS encoding zinc-dependent metalloprotease, which translates to MRKTLLPFFLSILMISQIWAQNKPASLASKTADMQKFSGYFPYYWDEVTGRILLEIDKLDQQFLYVNSLAAGLGSNDIGLDRGQLGGEHVVYFHKVGPKVLLIEPNQSYRAMNGNPAEEQAVAQSFAQSALWGFKVEATEGDKVLVDATEFLLRDAHDVVGNIRRSRQGTYRLDPTRSAMYLPRTKNFPQNSEFEATLTFTGGEDAGGFVRSVTPSAQATTVRQHHSFIQLPDKNYTPRAMDPRAGYFGIEYMDFSTPVDQPIIKRFIARHRLQKKNPAATTSEAVKPIVYYVDHAAPEPIRSALLEGARWWAQAFEAAGYKDAFKVEILPVDADPMDVRYNVIQWVHRSTRGWSYGATVTDPRTGEIIKGHVSLGSLRVRQDFLIAEGLLAPYGEGKPANTEMMKMALSRLRQLSAHELGHTLGIMHNYAASVTNRASVMDYPHPTVKLTASGEIDLSDAYAVGIGEWDKEAIKFGYQHFPAGTNEAQAFDQLLRESHKRGLQFISDRDARATGGAHPQAHLWDNGGNAAEELKHVLTVRQKALERFGVNNIKPGVPMAMLEDVLVPIYNYHRYQVEAAAKVVGGVNYTYASRGDGQLVTEFVPEAEQQKALDALLATLQPNVLALPEKIIAAIPPRPAGWSPTRELFDKRTGLTFDPLAAAEASADFTLSFLFHPERATRLVELKARGSKLGLNEVLNQIMEQTWESKQASGLNNQVRLLTQQLVLTHLLALSQNEEAAYSARAAALLQLNQLEKKAKKQAKSSDESVKANALLALDRIKKPQEAKPQLHKDLPPGAPIGSMGAIGCE; encoded by the coding sequence ATGCGCAAAACGCTACTCCCCTTTTTCCTTTCAATTCTAATGATTTCCCAAATTTGGGCTCAAAACAAACCCGCAAGCTTAGCCAGTAAAACGGCCGATATGCAGAAATTCAGCGGGTACTTTCCTTATTACTGGGATGAAGTCACCGGCCGAATCTTACTGGAAATTGACAAGCTAGACCAGCAGTTTCTGTATGTAAATTCCCTGGCCGCCGGGCTGGGCTCCAATGACATCGGGCTGGACCGTGGTCAGTTGGGCGGAGAGCATGTGGTGTATTTTCACAAAGTAGGCCCAAAAGTGCTGCTCATAGAACCCAATCAGAGCTACCGTGCCATGAACGGCAACCCCGCTGAAGAACAGGCCGTGGCGCAGTCGTTCGCCCAGTCCGCGCTATGGGGATTCAAAGTGGAAGCCACCGAAGGAGACAAAGTGCTGGTAGACGCCACCGAGTTCCTGCTCCGCGATGCGCATGACGTGGTGGGTAACATTCGGCGCAGCCGTCAGGGTACGTACCGGTTAGACCCTACCCGCTCGGCCATGTACCTGCCCCGCACGAAGAACTTTCCGCAGAACTCTGAATTTGAGGCCACCCTCACCTTTACCGGCGGAGAAGATGCCGGTGGGTTCGTGCGCAGCGTAACGCCTTCGGCTCAAGCCACCACGGTCCGCCAGCACCACTCCTTTATCCAACTCCCAGATAAGAACTACACGCCCAGAGCCATGGACCCGCGGGCCGGCTACTTCGGGATTGAGTACATGGATTTCAGCACGCCCGTAGACCAGCCCATCATCAAACGGTTCATTGCCCGGCACCGCTTGCAGAAAAAGAACCCGGCGGCCACCACTTCTGAAGCCGTGAAGCCAATTGTGTACTACGTAGACCACGCCGCGCCGGAGCCTATCAGAAGTGCGCTGCTCGAAGGTGCCCGCTGGTGGGCGCAGGCGTTTGAGGCCGCCGGGTACAAAGATGCCTTCAAAGTAGAGATCCTGCCCGTAGACGCTGACCCAATGGACGTGCGCTACAACGTAATTCAGTGGGTACACCGCAGCACCCGCGGTTGGTCATATGGGGCCACCGTCACAGATCCGCGTACCGGCGAAATCATCAAAGGGCACGTAAGCCTGGGCTCTCTGCGCGTGCGTCAGGACTTCCTGATTGCTGAGGGATTGTTGGCGCCTTATGGAGAAGGCAAACCCGCCAACACCGAGATGATGAAGATGGCCTTGTCCAGGTTGCGGCAGTTATCTGCGCACGAGTTGGGACATACATTGGGCATTATGCACAACTATGCCGCCAGCGTGACAAACAGGGCTTCGGTGATGGATTACCCGCACCCTACCGTGAAACTAACAGCCAGCGGTGAGATAGATTTGTCTGATGCGTACGCCGTGGGCATTGGCGAGTGGGACAAAGAAGCCATTAAGTTTGGTTACCAGCATTTTCCGGCCGGCACTAATGAAGCCCAAGCCTTTGACCAACTGCTGCGCGAGAGCCACAAACGCGGTTTACAATTCATCTCTGACCGTGATGCGCGGGCTACCGGAGGAGCGCATCCGCAGGCCCACCTTTGGGACAACGGAGGCAATGCTGCCGAGGAACTGAAGCATGTGTTAACCGTGCGGCAGAAAGCGTTGGAGCGGTTCGGGGTGAACAACATCAAGCCGGGCGTGCCTATGGCCATGCTGGAAGACGTGTTGGTACCCATCTACAACTACCACCGCTACCAGGTAGAGGCCGCAGCCAAAGTGGTAGGCGGCGTCAACTACACCTACGCCTCCCGCGGCGACGGACAACTGGTCACTGAGTTTGTACCGGAGGCCGAGCAACAGAAAGCCTTAGATGCTTTGCTCGCCACCTTGCAGCCAAACGTGTTAGCCCTGCCGGAGAAAATCATCGCAGCTATCCCGCCCCGTCCGGCTGGTTGGTCGCCTACCCGGGAGTTGTTTGACAAACGCACCGGCCTCACCTTTGACCCTCTCGCTGCGGCAGAAGCCTCCGCCGATTTCACGCTGTCGTTCCTGTTCCACCCAGAGCGGGCCACCCGTTTAGTAGAGTTAAAAGCAAGAGGCAGCAAGTTAGGCCTGAATGAAGTCCTGAACCAAATAATGGAACAAACCTGGGAAAGCAAACAAGCTTCTGGCCTAAACAACCAGGTTCGATTACTGACTCAGCAGCTGGTCCTTACCCACTTACTTGCCCTTTCCCAGAACGAAGAAGCCGCTTATTCTGCCCGGGCCGCGGCACTGCTGCAGTTAAACCAGTTGGAGAAGAAAGCCAAAAAGCAGGCGAAATCATCAGACGAAAGCGTGAAAGCCAACGCCCTCTTAGCTTTAGACCGTATTAAAAAACCTCAGGAAGCCAAACCGCAACTACACAAAGACCTGCCTCCCGGCGCACCCATCGGCTCTATGGGAGCAATTGGTTGTGAATAG
- a CDS encoding alanine/glycine:cation symporter family protein, protein MEKIITSINDIVWSNALIILCLGTGIYFSLRTGFLQVRYFREMIRLLFKNTSSATGISSFQAFAVAIAGRVGTGNIAGVATAIAMGGPGAIFWMWMIAFLGSASAFIEATLGQIYKEVKDGQYRGGPAFYIEKGLGMKWYAVVFAVATILSMAFLLPGVQSNSIALGIKNAFPISPAITGGAVTLVLGLIILGGVKRIGKVAEVLVPFMAGAYILMALVIIGMNITQVPAVFALIIKSAFNLEPAFAGVFGMAVSWGVKRGIYSNEAGQGTAPHAAAAAEVSHPVKQGLVQAFSVYVDTLFVCTATAFMILFTGQYNVVNPAGGFLVEHLPGTPIGSEYTQQAVNTHFPDLGGGFVAIALLLFAFTTIMAYYYIAETNLSYLMKEGKSKLPLWVLRACILGATFLGSIKTAESAWALGDIGVGIMAWLNIVAILLLQKPALKALKDYQEQRKAGIDPVFNAQKLGIKNTEEWEEPQKAVAV, encoded by the coding sequence ATGGAAAAAATCATTACCAGCATTAATGACATTGTTTGGAGCAATGCCTTGATTATTCTCTGCCTGGGTACGGGCATTTACTTTTCCCTGAGAACCGGGTTCCTGCAGGTGCGGTACTTCCGCGAGATGATCCGGTTGTTGTTCAAGAACACTTCCTCTGCCACTGGCATCAGTTCGTTCCAGGCATTTGCCGTGGCCATTGCGGGACGGGTAGGGACCGGGAACATAGCCGGCGTAGCCACAGCCATCGCCATGGGCGGACCGGGCGCTATTTTCTGGATGTGGATGATCGCCTTCCTGGGCAGCGCCTCGGCCTTTATTGAAGCTACCCTGGGCCAGATTTACAAAGAGGTAAAGGACGGGCAGTACCGGGGTGGACCTGCTTTTTACATTGAGAAAGGGTTGGGCATGAAATGGTACGCGGTAGTGTTTGCCGTGGCCACCATCCTGAGCATGGCGTTTCTGCTACCAGGCGTGCAAAGCAACAGCATTGCACTGGGTATCAAAAACGCTTTCCCCATTTCGCCGGCTATTACCGGTGGTGCGGTAACGCTGGTATTAGGTTTGATCATTTTGGGTGGTGTGAAGCGCATTGGCAAAGTGGCCGAGGTCCTGGTGCCGTTCATGGCGGGGGCGTACATTCTGATGGCCCTGGTGATCATTGGCATGAACATCACGCAGGTGCCGGCAGTTTTTGCCCTAATCATCAAGTCGGCTTTCAACCTGGAGCCTGCCTTTGCCGGGGTATTTGGCATGGCGGTTTCGTGGGGCGTGAAAAGAGGCATCTATTCCAATGAGGCAGGACAGGGAACGGCGCCGCACGCAGCCGCTGCTGCCGAGGTAAGCCACCCAGTAAAACAAGGGCTGGTGCAGGCGTTCAGCGTGTACGTAGACACCCTGTTTGTTTGTACCGCTACGGCCTTTATGATCTTGTTTACCGGTCAATACAACGTTGTAAACCCGGCCGGCGGGTTCCTGGTAGAGCACCTCCCGGGCACCCCCATCGGGTCTGAGTACACGCAACAAGCGGTGAACACCCACTTCCCAGATCTGGGTGGCGGGTTTGTGGCCATCGCTTTATTGCTGTTCGCCTTTACTACCATCATGGCCTATTACTACATCGCGGAAACCAACCTGAGTTACCTCATGAAGGAAGGCAAAAGCAAGCTGCCGCTATGGGTGCTACGTGCCTGTATTTTGGGGGCTACGTTCCTTGGATCAATCAAGACCGCGGAGTCTGCCTGGGCCTTGGGCGACATTGGTGTGGGTATCATGGCCTGGCTCAACATTGTAGCCATCCTGCTCCTGCAGAAACCAGCGCTGAAGGCGTTGAAAGATTACCAGGAGCAGCGGAAAGCAGGTATAGACCCGGTATTCAATGCCCAGAAGCTCGGCATCAAAAACACTGAAGAGTGGGAAGAGCCGCAAAAGGCAGTGGCGGTATAG